The DNA segment TCATCGTCAGGAGATTCAAGGATTTCTAGCTCAAGGGTTTCAATTTTTCCGCCTATTTTTTCAATGATAATAAGATAGTTGTCCAGAAGTGAATCAAGAAGGGCATAGCAAAGATAATCGGATTTCAAACTTCTTATTCTTCCCCTTTTATTTCTTATTCTCTCCCTTACCGGCTCAAAAACATCTCCTTCTCTTTCCTGAAAAGTAATGAGCAGATTTTCTTTTAAAATAAGACTTACCTGTTCATTAAATACTTTTCCGTTTTCCTCATTATAATTAATCATTTTAATAACAATAAAAACTGAATCCTCATATTCTTCAATTTTAGGACGCTGACCTGTATTTGCAATATCTTCCATTACAAGAGGGTGGATATTAAATTTTTGAGCAATTTTTTTAAGTTTGTCTGGGTTGTGCAGTCCTGTGATATTAAGCCAGGTTATTGAGTCTTCATCTTGAAATTTTAAACTCTCATCAATTTCATCTGGGTTTGATTCATCAGAGAAGTCTTTGTTATAATTGAAAATTTCATAGGTAACAGAATTTACTTTTTTATCACCTATAAAAACAGCTTCTCCCGGGGCTTTGCCTGTTGATGCTTTTTTGTTTTTTAAAAATCTTGCCATTTTTTTCCATTTTTTTTTATTTAATTAATGAAAGAAAATTGAGGTTTATACTTTTAAATAAAATTTTAAATTTAATTCAAGAAGTAAATCAGGGTTTTTTAATTTTACAAAGATTAAGCTTAATAATTTTAAAGTTTTGTGTTTGTGGTATAGATAAAAAAGGATTTTAGAATAATTAATTAAAAAAATCTATTAGAATAAAGTCCTTTCACCCTGATTTTTATCTATATATTTGTTTAAATCAGAATAAATCAGTTCAATATCCCTTGGAAGAGCTGTTCCTGAACATCTCCTCATTTTGTCATTTTTAAGGTTGGCAATAATTACTTTGTGAATTTCATCAATGGGAACTAAAAGGTTTTTTATAATGCTTCTTTTGAAAATAAGTCCTGCAAAATAAACAAAACCTGCCATAAAAACAATTGCCCAGGCTCCGGCATATCCATATTGTTTTGCTTTTAAATCAGCCTTAATCATTGCATGTCTGTTGATTTCTGAGAGCTTTAAAATATGGTTGATTGTTTCTTTTTTTTTCAACATATTTCCACTAAAGGCATCTTTGTGTTTTTTTATTATATTTTCAAGTTCTTCTGCTTCTCCTTGTTCTGTAAGATTAGCTTTTGCAGAATCAATGGCTGATGTAAAATCTTCTAAAAGTTTTTTGTCGGAAGTGTTTTCTGGATTTGCTGCAATGGATGCCAGCATAATTTCGCAGGCATAAAGAGAGCGTTCGTTTCTTGCAATTATATGTTCAATGGCAGGAGACATTCTTACTAAAACCCAGATTGAACCAAAAGCCATAAGAAGGTTTGATATGATAAGAATCCAGATTCCTGCTCTTAAGGAGTTTGAGGTTTTCATCTTATTTCCCTTTGATAAGTTGTGGTATTAAATCTTCATTTACTGCAATAACTAAGGTGTCATTTTCATTTAAAGGAAGATTTGGATTTGGAAGTACAATATTTCCTGATATTTTTTTTCTAAAACCCACAACAATTGCTCCGAATTTTTTTGGAAGTTCCAGTTCTGCAAGAGTTTTACCAATCATATATGGCTGGGCTCTGATTTCAGTAAGATTTAATTCGTCTCCAAGAGGGGAATTGGCTATTTCTTTTCTGTATAAAAGTTTATTGGCAAATTTTTTGCCAAACTCCATTTCAGGATTTATAATTTCATGGGCTCCTACAAGTCGTAAAATTCTTTCATGGACCCTGTCATTTGCCCTTGAAACAATATATGGAACTCCCATTTGCCTTAAAAGAGCAGTGCAAATAATAGAAGACTCTCTTGAATCATCTCCTATTGCACATATAACAGCATCTCTTTTTGAAGGATTAAGGCTTGAAAGTTCTGTTTCATCAGAGGCATCCATTATAACAGCTTCTGTTACAAAACTTGCTGCTTCTTCAACACGGTTCTTTTTAGGATCAACTGCAAGTACTTCAGCTTTTCTTTCTGAAAGTGTTCTGGCAAGTGACATTCCAAATTGACCAAGGCCTATTATTATAATTTGTTGAGCCATTTTTTCTCCTGTTTAAATAACTGGGGAATTAGTTTTTTATTTGGGAGTCAGATTTAAAGTTTAACCCTGGAAATTTCCATTTTTTTGTTAAACTTGACTCGTCTACAGATATAAATCTATGATTTTAGTAAATAATTAAGTGATATTTATTTTTTCCTCTGGCCATTTTGCAAATCCTGATCTTGCTTCTTCTCTTAAAAACATGAAAAGAGTAACAGAGCCTATTCTTCCAATAAACATTGTTGTCATTATAATTACCTTACCAATTTCATCAAGCAAAGCGGTTGCTCCTATTGAAAGACCAACTGTTCCAAGGGCAGAGGCGGCTTCAAACAGTATTTGAGATGGGCTGATTGTTTGAGTTATTTCAAGCATAATT comes from the Desulforegulaceae bacterium genome and includes:
- the corA gene encoding magnesium/cobalt transporter CorA → MARFLKNKKASTGKAPGEAVFIGDKKVNSVTYEIFNYNKDFSDESNPDEIDESLKFQDEDSITWLNITGLHNPDKLKKIAQKFNIHPLVMEDIANTGQRPKIEEYEDSVFIVIKMINYNEENGKVFNEQVSLILKENLLITFQEREGDVFEPVRERIRNKRGRIRSLKSDYLCYALLDSLLDNYLIIIEKIGGKIETLELEILESPDDETLTKINTFKREISYLRKTIRPVKELVQRLSIMDSELIIESTIPFLKDLFDLSTQALEVVETYREILSDQHAIYNTWINNRLNEIIKFLTLFSAVFIPLSFLSGVYGTNFEYFPELKYKYSYFIFWGVLIVTALFIIRFFKNKKWL
- a CDS encoding TrkA family potassium uptake protein, which codes for MAQQIIIIGLGQFGMSLARTLSERKAEVLAVDPKKNRVEEAASFVTEAVIMDASDETELSSLNPSKRDAVICAIGDDSRESSIICTALLRQMGVPYIVSRANDRVHERILRLVGAHEIINPEMEFGKKFANKLLYRKEIANSPLGDELNLTEIRAQPYMIGKTLAELELPKKFGAIVVGFRKKISGNIVLPNPNLPLNENDTLVIAVNEDLIPQLIKGK